The DNA region GGTTCTGGCTGAAGACAGGGAATGAAACAGCAAAGAACAAATGCTTCACCCACCTGCTCTTGGGAGTTTAGAATCTCCACCGCCCTGAAGTAGTACGAGTCTTTGCTGGCCTTGTTATATTCTTTCATGGCATACCAGAGCGCCTGTTGCACGTAAACATAGGATTTAGAGATGTTTTGGAATTTTCTTATAATCTTTGGTGAGTCCCGGGCTTGGATTCTTCTGGACAAAAGGGCCACAGTGACCATCAGGAGCAGCAGGGCCTGGCAGAGTCTGGCCATGGTGCCTCAGTCAAGGTGTCACAGGCCAAGGTCTTTCTGTTCTTCAAGGGCTGGGTCAGATGTGGACTTAGAGTGGGGGCGGGGGGCTACTGCCTTATGTCTGCAGAAATCCAATCACCCCAACTCTTCTTGCCACTGCTATGAGCTAAAAGGAAGGAACTTATGTTAACATTGTGATActgtaatataataataattatgcatTTGGTCTTCATCCCC from Ictidomys tridecemlineatus isolate mIctTri1 chromosome 5, mIctTri1.hap1, whole genome shotgun sequence includes:
- the LOC101956001 gene encoding cystatin-13, encoding MARLCQALLLLMVTVALLSRRIQARDSPKIIRKFQNISKSYVYVQQALWYAMKEYNKASKDSYYFRAVEILNSQEQVTDSLEYYIEAKIARTMCKKTSGENENCLFQQNPEMQKVYFCTFIVRSKPWKFELNMLKEQCKDV